A genomic window from Silvibacterium dinghuense includes:
- a CDS encoding COX15/CtaA family protein, with product MNAVSVPAPATSAPAQQPTRALRRFAWGVVAYNVLVVIDGVAVRATGSGAGCGDHWPLCNGSVVQHHPTVATMIEFAHRSMSGVALIAIIGLVWWTFRTTAKWHLARAAAIAALVLTLNEALLGALLVLLGKVATDQSASRGVYLALHLTNTLLMVAALTLTAHFLSRQRGYMRGSVELRSKGLIFTGLFTILVTGVFGSLAALADTLYPSPTLRAAILEDFATDAPTLLHLRWLHPVISLVAGVFILWMVLRAFRSPAHRGLGFGVIGLLLLQYWIGFADLALLAPVALQMLHLLGADLLWIALIVLTARLYLRPIGCTDGLCS from the coding sequence ATGAACGCTGTTTCCGTACCAGCCCCTGCGACCTCCGCGCCAGCCCAGCAACCCACGCGCGCCCTGCGGCGCTTTGCCTGGGGTGTGGTGGCCTATAACGTCCTCGTCGTCATCGATGGCGTGGCCGTGCGCGCTACCGGTTCAGGCGCCGGCTGCGGAGATCACTGGCCGCTATGCAACGGCTCGGTGGTGCAGCATCACCCCACAGTCGCCACGATGATCGAATTCGCGCACCGCTCCATGAGCGGAGTTGCTCTCATCGCCATCATCGGGCTCGTCTGGTGGACCTTCCGCACCACGGCTAAATGGCACCTGGCCCGCGCCGCCGCGATTGCCGCCCTCGTACTCACGCTGAATGAAGCGCTGCTCGGCGCGCTGCTGGTGCTGCTCGGCAAAGTGGCCACAGACCAGTCGGCCTCACGCGGTGTCTACCTCGCGCTGCACCTGACCAACACGCTGCTCATGGTCGCGGCACTTACGCTGACAGCACACTTTCTCTCCCGGCAGCGCGGTTACATGCGCGGCAGCGTGGAACTCCGCTCCAAAGGCCTGATCTTTACCGGGCTCTTCACCATCCTCGTCACCGGCGTCTTCGGCTCGCTGGCTGCCCTGGCCGATACGCTGTATCCCTCGCCCACGCTGCGCGCCGCCATCCTCGAGGACTTCGCCACCGACGCTCCCACGCTCCTGCATCTGCGCTGGCTGCACCCGGTCATCAGCCTGGTGGCGGGCGTCTTCATCCTCTGGATGGTTCTTCGCGCCTTCCGCTCGCCTGCGCATCGCGGCCTCGGCTTCGGCGTGATCGGCCTGCTGCTGCTGCAATACTGGATCGGCTTTGCCGACCTCGCGCTGCTGGCTCCGGTGGCGCTGCAAATGCTGCACCTGCTCGGCGCCGATCTGCTGTGGATCGCCCTGATCGTACTGACCGCCCGCCTGTACCTGCGGCCCATCGGCTGCACAGACGGGCTGTGCAGTTAG
- a CDS encoding M24 family metallopeptidase, with the protein MSQTVQQPTLASSPDREHEIATKLDRLFSLLEERKLDAVLLSRHENLAWITAGQFEARVAQGSETAVGSLLITREGGKYCVTSENEAPRLEAEELGGLGYELATYPWWGSPAEVLKKLAGSRLGADTARPDAELLNLTGLRAPLLEPEIARFRQLGEETAEATVEVLEDLEPGVTEYEMAAQVSFELLARGITPTVLLMGVDERIYRYKHAVPRAGVLERYGMLNLCARRHGLILSITRFVHFGQPPAELLANYEHVARINAALHHATREGVTSAELFSTAAKAYAAAGAPDDIRLHHQGGPCGYVAREWVITPEGKERVTLPQAYAYNPSLRGAKVEDTVIVTGNGVEVLTATPTLPVIETELDGTLYRASNVLVK; encoded by the coding sequence ATGAGCCAGACCGTCCAACAGCCCACGCTTGCCAGCTCCCCGGACCGGGAACACGAAATCGCCACCAAACTCGACCGCCTGTTTTCCCTCCTCGAAGAGCGGAAGCTGGATGCCGTGCTCCTGAGCCGGCACGAAAATCTGGCCTGGATCACCGCCGGACAGTTCGAAGCCCGCGTAGCCCAGGGCTCGGAGACCGCGGTCGGCTCTCTGCTGATCACCCGCGAAGGCGGCAAGTATTGTGTCACCTCGGAAAATGAAGCGCCCCGCCTCGAAGCCGAAGAGCTCGGCGGTCTCGGCTACGAGCTGGCAACCTATCCCTGGTGGGGCTCGCCGGCCGAAGTGCTGAAGAAGCTGGCCGGCAGCCGCCTGGGTGCGGATACCGCACGGCCCGACGCGGAGCTCCTGAACCTGACCGGCCTGCGCGCACCGCTGCTCGAGCCGGAGATCGCCCGTTTCCGCCAGCTGGGCGAGGAAACCGCCGAGGCGACGGTCGAGGTCCTCGAAGACCTGGAGCCGGGCGTGACCGAGTACGAGATGGCCGCGCAGGTCTCGTTCGAACTGCTCGCCCGCGGCATTACGCCGACGGTGCTGCTGATGGGCGTCGACGAGCGTATCTATCGCTACAAGCACGCTGTGCCCCGCGCCGGCGTGCTGGAGCGCTACGGCATGCTCAACCTTTGTGCGCGCCGGCATGGCCTGATCCTTTCCATCACCCGCTTCGTGCACTTCGGCCAGCCTCCGGCCGAGCTGCTGGCCAACTACGAGCACGTAGCCCGGATCAACGCCGCGCTGCATCATGCCACGCGCGAGGGAGTGACCTCGGCCGAACTCTTCTCCACCGCGGCCAAAGCCTATGCAGCCGCCGGAGCGCCGGATGACATCCGTCTCCATCACCAGGGAGGCCCCTGCGGCTACGTCGCGCGCGAATGGGTCATCACGCCCGAAGGCAAGGAGCGGGTCACGCTGCCGCAGGCCTATGCGTATAACCCCAGCCTGCGCGGCGCCAAGGTAGAGGACACGGTCATCGTGACCGGAAACGGTGTCGAGGTGCTCACCGCGACGCCGACGCTGCCCGTCATTGAAACCGAACTTGACGGCACCCTCTACCGGGCGTCGAATGTGCTGGTGAAATAA
- a CDS encoding beta-galactosidase — MRVFASLCRRAAVAALCVTVTAPFASAQATQYADQPPLLVGAAWYPEQWPASQWEPDLERMEAAHIHLVRVGEFAWSSMEPREGEYHFEWLEKAIALAAKHHICVILGTPTAAPPAWLTQKYPETLRVDNWGRRDEHGNRQQFSFASTKYRELGFKIAEEMATRFGHNPDVVGWQLDNELAADSFDPDAIAQWHAYLKTKYGTIDNLNKHWATAYWSQSYNDFDQIPAHNSDENPALLLEWKHFVSETWKSYSENQIRAIRPHADKRQFITTNTMGWFDGFDSYIEHSVLDIAAWDDYISTDVLDPYDNGLRHDLTRGYKQKNFWVMETEPAFVNWRPTNNALDKGQTRDLAWQAIGHGSDAVEYWQWRAAPNGQEEYHGVLVGIDGKPVPVYDEVKQVGEEFEKTGKALAGTSPHSEVALINDFDSRWAIDFQRHSAKFSPTAEMTAFYRPLRDGAQAVDVISAHAPLDQYKLVVAPALNVLPQDVGDHLLAYVKQGGHLVLGPRSGMKDGYDALNPQRQPGPLADALGANVSQFYALDKPVPVEGDAGTGEAEIWAETIAVASSETKVLMRYGASNGWLDGQPAVVARQVGKGTITYIGAWLEQPLLDKLTASILDDAGIKPLIPGVPEGVEVCERSGDGKRVLIFINHTTDTQQVSLPTGMRDLLHGGNTSSVSLEKYGVAVLAQ; from the coding sequence ATGCGGGTATTTGCTTCGCTGTGCCGCCGCGCTGCCGTTGCGGCTCTTTGCGTCACCGTGACCGCGCCGTTTGCCTCGGCGCAGGCCACGCAGTATGCCGATCAGCCACCGCTCCTGGTGGGGGCGGCGTGGTATCCCGAGCAGTGGCCCGCATCGCAGTGGGAGCCGGATCTCGAGCGCATGGAAGCCGCGCATATCCATCTCGTACGCGTCGGCGAATTTGCCTGGAGCTCCATGGAGCCACGCGAAGGCGAGTATCACTTCGAATGGCTGGAGAAGGCCATCGCGCTGGCGGCGAAACACCACATCTGCGTGATCCTCGGCACACCGACCGCCGCGCCTCCCGCATGGCTCACGCAGAAGTATCCTGAGACGCTGCGTGTCGACAACTGGGGCCGCCGCGACGAACATGGCAACCGCCAGCAGTTCTCCTTTGCCAGCACCAAGTACCGGGAACTGGGCTTCAAGATCGCCGAGGAGATGGCCACGCGCTTCGGTCATAATCCGGATGTCGTCGGCTGGCAGCTCGACAACGAACTGGCCGCCGATTCCTTCGATCCGGACGCCATCGCGCAGTGGCATGCGTATCTCAAGACAAAGTACGGCACCATCGACAATCTGAACAAGCACTGGGCGACCGCGTACTGGAGCCAGTCGTACAACGATTTCGACCAGATTCCGGCCCACAACTCGGATGAGAACCCGGCGCTGCTCCTGGAGTGGAAGCACTTCGTCAGCGAGACGTGGAAGAGCTATTCGGAGAACCAGATCCGCGCCATCCGTCCACATGCCGACAAGCGCCAGTTCATCACGACCAACACCATGGGCTGGTTCGACGGCTTCGATTCGTACATTGAGCATTCGGTGCTCGACATCGCCGCCTGGGACGACTACATCAGCACCGATGTGCTCGACCCTTATGACAACGGCCTGCGCCACGACCTGACGCGCGGCTACAAGCAGAAGAACTTCTGGGTGATGGAGACCGAACCGGCCTTCGTCAACTGGCGTCCGACCAACAACGCGCTCGACAAGGGACAGACCCGCGACCTGGCCTGGCAGGCCATCGGCCACGGCTCCGATGCGGTGGAGTACTGGCAATGGCGTGCCGCGCCAAATGGGCAGGAGGAATACCACGGCGTGCTGGTCGGTATCGACGGCAAGCCGGTACCGGTCTATGACGAGGTCAAACAGGTCGGCGAGGAATTCGAGAAGACGGGCAAGGCGCTCGCCGGCACCTCACCCCACTCCGAGGTCGCGCTTATCAACGACTTCGACAGCCGCTGGGCCATCGACTTCCAGCGCCACAGCGCAAAGTTCTCGCCCACCGCGGAGATGACGGCCTTCTATCGCCCGCTGCGGGATGGCGCACAGGCTGTGGACGTCATCAGCGCGCATGCGCCGCTCGATCAGTACAAGCTGGTCGTCGCTCCGGCATTGAACGTGCTGCCGCAGGATGTGGGCGATCACCTGCTCGCGTACGTGAAGCAGGGTGGCCATCTGGTGCTGGGTCCGCGCTCAGGCATGAAGGACGGCTACGATGCGCTGAATCCTCAGCGCCAGCCGGGTCCGCTGGCCGATGCGCTGGGGGCGAACGTCTCGCAGTTCTACGCGCTCGACAAGCCGGTACCGGTGGAAGGCGACGCAGGCACAGGCGAGGCAGAGATCTGGGCTGAAACCATCGCCGTGGCCTCATCGGAGACCAAGGTGCTGATGCGCTATGGCGCGAGCAACGGATGGCTCGACGGCCAGCCCGCTGTGGTCGCGCGGCAGGTGGGCAAGGGCACCATCACCTACATCGGCGCATGGCTCGAGCAGCCGCTGCTCGACAAGCTGACGGCCTCGATCCTCGATGACGCGGGCATCAAGCCGCTCATTCCGGGCGTGCCCGAGGGCGTCGAAGTCTGCGAGCGCTCCGGCGACGGCAAGCGCGTGCTCATCTTCATCAACCACACCACGGATACGCAGCAGGTGAGCCTGCCTACCGGCATGCGCGACCTGCTCCACGGAGGCAACACCTCGTCCGTGAGCCTCGAAAAATATGGTGTAGCCGTTCTCGCACAATAA
- a CDS encoding pyridoxal phosphate-dependent aminotransferase, which translates to MATATTKLHLSQIAPHVVQSEIRSMSVECDRLGGVNLAQGICDTEVPSPVVARAIEAIHDGYNIYTRLDGVAPLRQAIARKLARDNGMQVDPEAEVLVTSGATGGLYAAALALLDPGDEVILFEPFYGYHLNTLLSLRIKPVAVPLAMHTWELDLDRLRASITPKTRAILVNTPSNPCGKVFSRKELEAIAELAIEHDLFVFTDEIYEYFVFDGTEHISPATLPGMRERTITISGLSKTFSITGWRIGYLAADKRWTGAIGYFHDLTYVCAPSPFQYGAAAGLMELPRTFYESLSSEYQLKRDQLCAALTDVGLTPAVPAGAYYVLADVSRLPGETAREKARNLLRETKVAAVAGTAFFTEGRGENLLRFCFAKREHDLERACELIRSLK; encoded by the coding sequence ATGGCTACCGCGACCACGAAACTGCACCTCAGCCAGATTGCTCCCCACGTCGTCCAGTCCGAGATTCGCTCGATGAGCGTCGAGTGTGACCGCCTCGGCGGCGTGAACCTTGCGCAGGGGATCTGCGACACCGAGGTGCCCTCACCGGTGGTCGCGCGCGCGATCGAAGCGATCCACGACGGCTACAACATCTACACGCGCCTCGACGGCGTGGCGCCGCTGCGCCAGGCTATTGCCAGGAAGCTCGCCCGCGACAACGGGATGCAGGTGGATCCCGAAGCCGAGGTGCTGGTCACCTCCGGAGCGACCGGCGGCCTTTATGCGGCGGCGCTGGCGCTGCTCGATCCTGGGGATGAGGTCATCCTTTTCGAGCCGTTCTATGGCTATCACCTGAATACGCTGCTCTCGCTGCGCATCAAGCCGGTGGCTGTGCCGCTGGCGATGCACACCTGGGAGCTCGATCTCGACCGGCTGCGTGCCTCGATCACGCCGAAGACGCGCGCCATTCTCGTGAACACGCCGTCGAACCCCTGCGGCAAGGTCTTTTCGCGTAAGGAGCTCGAGGCCATTGCCGAACTGGCCATCGAGCACGATCTCTTCGTCTTTACCGACGAGATCTACGAGTACTTCGTCTTCGACGGCACGGAGCACATCAGTCCGGCCACGCTGCCCGGCATGCGCGAGCGCACCATCACCATCTCCGGACTCTCGAAGACCTTCAGCATTACCGGCTGGCGTATCGGCTATCTGGCAGCGGACAAGCGCTGGACGGGCGCGATTGGCTATTTCCATGACCTGACATACGTGTGTGCTCCGTCGCCCTTCCAATATGGTGCGGCTGCCGGACTCATGGAGCTTCCGCGTACCTTTTACGAGAGTCTTTCGAGTGAGTATCAGCTCAAGCGCGATCAGCTCTGCGCGGCGCTGACCGATGTCGGCCTGACTCCGGCGGTGCCTGCCGGTGCCTACTATGTGCTGGCCGATGTTTCCCGCCTGCCGGGTGAGACGGCTCGCGAGAAGGCTCGTAATCTGCTGCGGGAGACGAAGGTTGCCGCCGTGGCGGGTACGGCGTTCTTCACCGAGGGCCGGGGTGAGAATCTGCTCCGCTTCTGCTTTGCCAAGCGCGAGCATGATCTCGAGCGTGCCTGCGAGCTGATCCGCTCTCTTAAGTAA
- a CDS encoding glycoside hydrolase family 16 protein, with product MKKRRGISAGAAAWLLGAMLVSLAGTARAQEQLVWSDEFNGPAQSLPDPQNWTFDTGANRWGNHELETYCGWKSDAAPCNPASPNAYVGGDGYLHIVAHSLGGGIYTSARLKTQGLKSFLYGRIEARIKMPAGQGLWPAFWMLGDDIDRVQWPACGEIDIMESVGKTPTINYGSIHGLGFTGTSITSMYPLPGGAKFADDFHTFGILWSPKEVRFYVDDPSRPYAIDTPADLKAGGIWPFDSRRFFLLLNLAVGGDWPGAPDRTSIFPQEMLVDYVRVYSLVPAH from the coding sequence ATGAAGAAGCGTCGGGGTATCTCCGCAGGTGCGGCTGCATGGCTGCTGGGAGCCATGCTGGTATCACTCGCAGGCACCGCCCGGGCGCAGGAGCAGCTCGTCTGGTCGGACGAATTCAACGGCCCGGCGCAAAGCCTGCCCGATCCGCAGAACTGGACCTTCGACACCGGGGCAAACCGCTGGGGCAACCACGAGCTTGAGACCTACTGCGGATGGAAGTCCGACGCAGCTCCCTGCAATCCAGCCAGCCCGAATGCCTATGTCGGCGGCGACGGTTATCTGCACATCGTCGCGCATTCGCTCGGCGGAGGCATCTACACCTCGGCACGGCTCAAGACACAGGGGCTGAAGAGCTTTCTCTATGGCCGCATCGAGGCACGCATCAAGATGCCTGCTGGCCAGGGGCTCTGGCCGGCCTTCTGGATGCTCGGCGACGATATCGACCGCGTGCAATGGCCGGCCTGCGGCGAAATTGACATTATGGAGAGCGTAGGTAAGACACCGACCATCAATTATGGCTCGATTCATGGACTCGGCTTCACCGGCACTTCCATCACCAGCATGTATCCGCTGCCGGGCGGCGCGAAGTTTGCCGATGATTTCCATACCTTCGGCATCCTGTGGTCGCCGAAAGAGGTCCGCTTCTATGTGGACGATCCATCCAGGCCCTACGCTATCGATACTCCGGCCGACCTGAAGGCCGGCGGCATCTGGCCTTTCGATTCGAGGCGCTTCTTCCTGCTGCTGAATCTTGCCGTAGGCGGCGACTGGCCCGGCGCTCCGGATCGCACCAGCATATTTCCTCAGGAAATGCTGGTGGACTATGTGCGGGTCTATTCGCTCGTACCGGCGCACTAA
- a CDS encoding lysophospholipid acyltransferase family protein produces the protein MRAAVRAVRLLLTLLELLLRFALLWMRCGGRISRIERALWLHASCRRVTSRLGMQVVAEGTAPQRGLVVSNHLSYLDILFFATLGPCVFVSKSEVRSWPLFGLLAACGGTIFVERGQSSVLASVSTRMREAFAAGLPVVLFPEGTSTDGSHVLPFFPALFEAALKAEEPITAAAIAYHADDATEAELCYFGDITFGPHLLFALGRRGIRARITYLSSEPAYPDRRIAARQTRQWVMEQRMKGIRGN, from the coding sequence GTGCGGGCCGCTGTGCGGGCGGTGCGTCTCCTCCTGACGCTGCTTGAACTTCTGCTGCGGTTTGCTCTGCTCTGGATGCGGTGTGGCGGCAGAATCAGCCGGATCGAGCGTGCTCTCTGGCTGCATGCATCCTGCCGGCGGGTCACTTCGCGGCTGGGCATGCAGGTTGTAGCCGAGGGCACAGCGCCACAGCGTGGCCTTGTTGTCTCCAATCACCTGAGTTATCTGGATATTCTGTTCTTCGCCACGCTCGGACCGTGTGTTTTTGTCTCTAAATCCGAAGTGCGTAGCTGGCCGCTGTTCGGATTATTGGCCGCATGTGGCGGAACGATCTTTGTCGAGCGTGGGCAGAGTTCGGTGCTCGCCTCGGTTTCTACCCGGATGCGCGAAGCCTTTGCTGCCGGGCTTCCTGTTGTGCTCTTTCCGGAAGGCACAAGCACCGACGGCAGCCATGTACTTCCTTTCTTCCCGGCGCTCTTCGAGGCTGCGCTGAAGGCGGAAGAGCCGATCACCGCTGCAGCCATTGCCTATCATGCAGACGATGCGACCGAGGCCGAACTTTGTTATTTCGGCGATATTACCTTTGGCCCGCATTTGCTTTTTGCTCTTGGCCGTCGCGGAATTCGCGCGCGCATTACCTATCTTTCATCCGAGCCGGCCTATCCCGACCGCCGCATCGCGGCGCGGCAGACGCGGCAATGGGTCATGGAGCAAAGGATGAAAGGAATAAGAGGCAATTAG
- a CDS encoding GNAT family N-acetyltransferase, with amino-acid sequence MMTPYHAAELPHEAKGSGQVEMETRVLPISFPLPQVPAVPVFQTSSEKGRYEIRVAQSLAEREAACRLRFRVFNIELGEGLSSSYSTGMDQDGFDLFCDHLIVTDRTRGEVVGTYRMQSGAMALRNIGYYSDQEFDLSPYEPVRSQVLELGRASIDREHRTSEVLNLLWRGIALYARNHGLRYLIGCSSLNSEDPLAGWSVYEQLSPFLVPDSFRTLPRADYELPPAVLQSEIQEKVPRLLRAYIGVGARIGSTPAWDREFRTIDFLTLLDLENLSSAARNRFLGAGA; translated from the coding sequence ATGATGACCCCATATCATGCTGCTGAACTGCCGCATGAAGCCAAGGGAAGCGGTCAGGTAGAGATGGAAACCCGTGTGTTGCCTATCTCTTTTCCTCTCCCCCAGGTGCCTGCTGTCCCTGTATTCCAGACCTCCTCTGAGAAGGGGAGATATGAGATCCGGGTTGCTCAGTCACTCGCCGAACGTGAAGCGGCATGCCGTCTTCGCTTCCGGGTCTTCAATATCGAACTAGGCGAAGGTCTTTCCAGTTCTTACTCCACGGGCATGGATCAGGACGGCTTCGACTTATTCTGCGACCACCTCATTGTAACGGACCGCACGCGCGGCGAGGTCGTCGGAACTTATCGCATGCAGTCCGGCGCGATGGCTCTGCGCAATATCGGCTACTACAGCGATCAGGAGTTTGACTTATCTCCTTATGAGCCTGTGCGCAGCCAGGTGCTCGAGCTGGGGCGCGCTTCCATCGACCGTGAGCATAGAACAAGCGAAGTGCTGAACCTTCTCTGGCGCGGCATTGCACTTTATGCGCGCAATCATGGTTTGCGCTATCTCATCGGTTGCTCTTCACTGAACTCCGAAGACCCGCTTGCCGGCTGGTCTGTGTATGAACAGCTTTCTCCCTTTCTGGTACCGGACTCTTTCCGTACACTGCCGCGCGCGGACTATGAACTTCCTCCCGCAGTGCTCCAGAGTGAGATACAGGAGAAAGTACCTCGCCTCCTCAGGGCGTACATTGGCGTAGGAGCAAGGATCGGCAGCACACCGGCATGGGACAGGGAATTTCGCACGATCGACTTCTTGACGCTGCTGGACCTCGAGAATCTGAGCTCGGCGGCTCGCAATCGCTTCCTCGGCGCAGGAGCCTGA
- a CDS encoding dUTP diphosphatase, with protein sequence MLKVKLLHPEAQPPTVAYAGSDLGFDLYSVEDIDLPPGVPVKVHTGIAVEGPPGCGFVLGDRSSMASKGVTYAGGRIDAGYRGELLVCLVNVNQPVYALKVDRDHAGAIQDVQLTHSDVTIRIRKGDKIVQMSPFQAQTTLPVVVVEDLAESDRGAKGFGSSGR encoded by the coding sequence ATGCTGAAAGTTAAACTCCTCCACCCCGAAGCCCAGCCCCCCACGGTGGCCTACGCTGGCAGCGACCTGGGCTTTGACCTTTATTCCGTAGAAGATATTGACTTACCCCCCGGGGTCCCGGTGAAGGTTCATACCGGTATTGCGGTCGAAGGCCCTCCCGGCTGCGGCTTTGTTCTCGGAGACAGGTCCTCGATGGCCTCGAAAGGCGTAACTTACGCAGGAGGCCGCATCGACGCAGGATATCGCGGCGAGCTTCTCGTCTGCCTGGTCAATGTGAACCAGCCGGTATATGCGCTGAAAGTAGACCGCGATCACGCGGGTGCCATTCAGGATGTCCAGCTTACGCACAGCGATGTCACGATCCGCATTCGCAAAGGAGACAAAATCGTACAGATGTCCCCTTTCCAGGCGCAGACCACCCTCCCTGTGGTTGTGGTCGAGGATCTTGCCGAGAGCGATCGCGGCGCAAAGGGCTTCGGCTCTTCAGGCCGTTAA
- a CDS encoding cupin domain-containing protein, translated as MSHWKHAGWNAMPVEQLNPLFERQFVHGRQAMLARIVLRKGCVVPEHSHANEQITYVIEGALRFLLGEETGRETVIVRAGETLVIPPHLPHSAEALEDTVDLDIFAPPREDWITGTDAYLRR; from the coding sequence ATGAGCCATTGGAAACATGCCGGCTGGAATGCTATGCCGGTTGAGCAGTTGAACCCGCTCTTCGAGCGCCAGTTTGTTCATGGCAGGCAGGCTATGCTGGCGCGCATCGTGCTGCGTAAGGGATGCGTGGTGCCTGAGCACAGTCATGCCAATGAGCAGATCACCTATGTGATCGAAGGTGCGCTTCGCTTTCTGCTGGGAGAAGAAACTGGGCGGGAAACGGTGATTGTGCGTGCCGGAGAGACGCTGGTAATTCCGCCGCATCTGCCACACAGCGCCGAAGCGCTGGAAGATACCGTCGATCTGGATATCTTTGCTCCACCGCGGGAAGACTGGATAACAGGCACAGATGCTTATCTCCGTCGATAA
- the guaB gene encoding IMP dehydrogenase: MIEHPLPEALTFDDVLLVPAYSDVVPAQVSTKTRLTRRITLNTPLLSAAMDTVTESRMAIAMAQLGGLGIVHRNLTPEQQASEIDKVKRSESGMIVDPVTVSPDQLISDALDVMRRYKISGVPVTKNGKLVGILTNRDLRFETRADIPIRDVMTKENLITVPVGTTLEDAELILHKHRVEKLLVVNDQYELKGLITVKDIQKKLKYPNASKDEQGRLRVGGAIGATGDYLERAAELVKNRVDVLSIDSAHGHSSRVLEAVRDIKKAFPDVDLLAGNIATYAGAKALIEAGADAVKVGIGPGSICTTRMVTGAGMPQITAVSEAYRAGVEFDVPIIADGGIKYSGDLAKAIAAGASSVMIGSLFAGVDESPGETILYQGRSFKAYRGMGSLSAMAQGSGERYFQGKDDLAQERTEGVVSRERNGQNRLAKFVPEGIEGRVPHRGPLEAMIYQLVGGLRSGMGYLGCGSIEELQTNARFVRISNAGLKESHVHDVIITREAPNYHVE; encoded by the coding sequence ATGATCGAGCACCCGCTTCCCGAAGCCCTGACCTTTGATGACGTCCTGCTTGTACCTGCCTACAGCGACGTAGTTCCCGCGCAGGTAAGCACGAAGACTCGTCTGACGCGCCGTATCACACTGAACACGCCGCTGCTGAGCGCAGCTATGGACACGGTGACCGAGTCGCGCATGGCCATTGCCATGGCACAGCTCGGCGGCCTGGGCATTGTGCACCGCAACCTGACCCCGGAACAGCAGGCCAGCGAGATCGACAAGGTCAAGCGCTCGGAAAGCGGCATGATCGTGGACCCGGTGACGGTCTCCCCGGACCAGCTGATCTCCGACGCCCTCGACGTCATGCGCCGCTACAAGATCTCCGGCGTGCCGGTCACCAAGAACGGCAAGCTGGTCGGCATCCTGACCAACCGCGACCTGCGCTTCGAGACCCGCGCCGATATTCCGATCCGCGACGTGATGACCAAGGAAAACCTCATCACCGTGCCGGTCGGCACCACGCTTGAAGATGCGGAGCTGATCCTGCACAAGCACCGCGTGGAGAAGCTGCTGGTCGTCAACGATCAGTACGAGCTCAAGGGCCTGATCACAGTCAAGGACATCCAGAAGAAGCTGAAGTATCCCAACGCCTCGAAGGACGAGCAGGGCCGCCTGCGCGTCGGCGGCGCCATCGGCGCAACCGGCGATTACCTCGAGCGTGCGGCCGAGCTGGTCAAGAACCGCGTCGACGTGCTCTCGATCGACTCCGCGCACGGCCACTCTTCGCGTGTGCTCGAAGCTGTCCGCGACATCAAGAAAGCCTTCCCCGACGTCGATCTGCTGGCGGGCAACATCGCCACCTATGCCGGCGCGAAGGCCCTGATTGAAGCCGGCGCGGACGCGGTCAAGGTCGGCATCGGTCCTGGCTCCATCTGCACCACGCGCATGGTCACCGGCGCGGGCATGCCGCAGATCACCGCGGTGAGCGAGGCCTACCGTGCCGGCGTGGAGTTCGATGTTCCGATCATCGCGGACGGCGGCATCAAGTATTCGGGCGACCTGGCCAAGGCCATCGCCGCCGGGGCCTCTTCGGTCATGATCGGCTCGCTCTTCGCAGGCGTGGACGAGAGCCCGGGCGAGACCATCCTCTACCAGGGCCGCTCCTTCAAGGCGTATCGCGGCATGGGCTCGCTTTCGGCGATGGCCCAGGGCTCGGGTGAGCGCTACTTCCAGGGCAAGGACGATCTGGCCCAGGAACGCACCGAAGGTGTCGTCTCCCGCGAGCGCAACGGGCAGAACCGCCTGGCCAAGTTCGTGCCGGAAGGCATCGAAGGGCGCGTGCCGCATCGCGGACCGCTCGAGGCCATGATCTATCAGCTGGTCGGCGGCCTGCGTTCGGGCATGGGCTACCTCGGCTGCGGATCTATCGAAGAGCTGCAGACCAACGCGCGCTTCGTCCGCATCTCGAATGCCGGCCTCAAGGAAAGCCACGTGCACGATGTCATCATCACCCGCGAGGCCCCGAACTACCACGTCGAATAA